A genomic stretch from Chitinophaga agri includes:
- a CDS encoding aldo/keto reductase yields MNYRPFKDVQVAEVGLGTWQLGSADWGNVCDEDALQILQAYTDAGGNFIDTADVYGMGVSETIIGKFLSTVNKELFVATKLGRRGDNGNGWPQNFSYDAMKRHTEASLQHLGLSRLFLQQLHCIPTEEMQSGKVFDHLRKLQDQGLIRYFGASVETSEEALICLEQEGLVSLQIIFNLFRQHVADEIFAKAQEKGVALIVRVPLASGLLSGHFKADTVFPEKDHRNYNANGAAFNAGETFSGIDFKEGVRLAADMQQLLPEGSMAQWAIRWILDHPAVTTVIPGASRVEQVTSNVSASQLTPLSAGIHTQLRKLYEKDVHGRIRGHY; encoded by the coding sequence ATGAATTACAGACCATTTAAAGACGTACAGGTAGCTGAAGTAGGATTGGGCACCTGGCAACTGGGCAGTGCCGACTGGGGAAACGTGTGTGATGAAGATGCCCTGCAGATCTTACAGGCATATACCGATGCTGGTGGCAACTTTATTGACACTGCTGATGTATATGGCATGGGGGTGAGTGAAACTATTATCGGTAAATTTTTATCCACTGTCAATAAAGAGCTGTTTGTCGCTACGAAGCTGGGCCGCAGAGGGGACAATGGTAATGGCTGGCCGCAGAACTTTTCCTATGATGCCATGAAGCGTCATACAGAAGCTTCTTTACAGCACCTGGGACTTTCCCGTTTATTCCTCCAGCAGCTGCATTGTATTCCTACGGAAGAAATGCAGTCCGGAAAGGTATTTGATCACCTTCGTAAGCTGCAGGACCAAGGACTGATCCGCTATTTCGGCGCCAGTGTAGAGACTTCGGAAGAAGCACTGATCTGCCTGGAGCAGGAAGGACTGGTTTCTCTGCAGATCATCTTCAACCTCTTCCGCCAGCATGTCGCCGATGAGATCTTTGCAAAGGCACAGGAAAAAGGTGTGGCATTGATCGTGCGGGTGCCGCTGGCCAGCGGACTGTTAAGCGGTCATTTCAAAGCGGATACCGTATTCCCCGAAAAAGATCATCGTAACTATAATGCCAATGGCGCTGCCTTTAATGCGGGAGAAACGTTCTCCGGAATAGACTTTAAAGAGGGCGTACGCCTGGCAGCCGATATGCAGCAACTATTACCGGAAGGTTCCATGGCGCAGTGGGCTATCCGCTGGATACTGGACCACCCTGCCGTGACCACGGTTATTCCAGGTGCATCCAGGGTCGAACAGGTGACCAGCAATGTGTCTGCTTCTCAACTGACGCCTTTATCTGCAGGTATCCATACACAGCTTAGAAAGCTGTATGAGAAAGATGTGCATGGCAGGATCAGGGGCCATTATTAA